One genomic segment of Ictalurus punctatus breed USDA103 chromosome 4, Coco_2.0, whole genome shotgun sequence includes these proteins:
- the LOC124627221 gene encoding protein PIGBOS1, translating into MFPKRIPFNQIAFATLVGVGGGIYIYRPMFEPPRRNKSAENKAETVNKGQNNMEK; encoded by the coding sequence ATGTTTCCCAAACGGATACCGTTCAATCAGATCGCCTTCGCGACTCTGGTCGGAGTCGGAGGAGGAATTTATATCTACAGACCCATGTTCGAGCCTCCCAGGAGAAATAAAAGTGCAGAAAATAAAGCTGAGACTGTAAATAAAGGACAAAATAACATGGAGAAGTga
- the rab27a gene encoding ras-related protein Rab-27A — MSDGDYDYLIKFLALGDSGVGKTSFLYQYTDGKFNSKFITTVGIDFREKRVMYKSSGPDGAAGRGQRIHVQLWDTAGQERFRSLTTAFFRDAMGFLLLFDLTNEQSFLNVRNWMSQLQMHAYCENPDIVLCGNKCDLEDQRFVKEEEARELASKYGIPYFETSAANGENVPQAVEVLLDLIMKRMERCVDRSWIPDGTMRSNGHSGSEMLEPPTQEKSKCAC, encoded by the exons ATGTCTGATGGGGACTACGATTACCTCATCAAGTTCCTAGCCCTGGGGGATTCTGGGGTGGGAAAGACCAGCTTCCTGTACCAGTACACGGACGGCAAGTTCAACTCTAAATTCATcaccacagtgggaatcgactTCAGAGAAAAGCGGGTG ATGTACAAGTCCAGCGGGCCTGACGGTGCAGCGGGGCGGGGCCAGAGGATACACGTTCAGCTGTGGGACACGGCCGGCCAGGAGAG GTTCAGGAGTCTGACGACGGCCTTCTTCAGAGACGCCATGGGTTTCCTGTTGCTGTTCGACCTGACGAACGAGCAGAGCTTCCTCAACGTCAGGAACTGGATGA GCCAGCTGCAGATGCACGCGTACTGCGAGAACCCCGACATCGTGCTGTGTGGGAACAAGTGCGATCTGGAGGACCAGCGATTCGTCAAGGAGGAGGAGGCTCGAGAGCTCGCCAGTAAATACGG GATCCCGTACTTCGAGACGAGCGCGGCGAACGGTGAGAACGTGCCCCAGGCTGTGGAGGTCCTGCTGGATCTGATCATGAAGCGTATGGAGAGGTGCGTGGACCGGTCGTGGATCCCCGACGGCACCATGCGCTCCAACGGGCACAGCGGGAGCGAGATGCTCGAACCGCCGACACAGGAGAAGAGCAAGTGCGCCTGCTAG